The Terriglobales bacterium genome includes a region encoding these proteins:
- a CDS encoding HlyD family efflux transporter periplasmic adaptor subunit, with protein MKKTRIIIAVFALIVAVLGTKGALIAARSLSSKEIPIPTARVERGDLQIDVFTSGELRAPHSAPLIAPSVNGTLQIVSMASTGTAVKVGDTIVQFDPSEQEYNFEQSESQLRQAEQDILKAKADAAVQAAKDQTDLLTARFDVRRAELEVGRNELVSSIDAQKNNLALEEARRKLAQLEQDVKSRATSGEAGINVLVEKRNAARLAMQVAQHNIENMTLKSTLDGIVAAKENRDATGGFFFPGMILQEYRAGDLVQSGRVLAEVLDVSQMEVQAKVSETDRSNIAPNESAEVQIDAHPGEVLLAKVKTVAGLASRDFWSGNSQAKFPASFRLEQSSPNLRPGISAVVKVHGAKLRDVLSLPAQSLFDKDGKPVVYVKRGGDFDPTQIKVKYRTESRVVIEGLSEGTEVAVVNPTGKQKSGAKATSALASGAIR; from the coding sequence ATGAAGAAGACTCGAATCATCATCGCCGTGTTCGCCTTGATCGTCGCGGTGCTCGGGACCAAGGGAGCTTTGATCGCAGCTCGCAGCCTCTCCTCCAAGGAAATCCCAATTCCCACTGCCCGAGTCGAGCGCGGCGATCTTCAGATTGACGTCTTCACCTCGGGCGAACTGCGCGCTCCGCACAGCGCTCCTCTGATCGCCCCGTCGGTGAACGGAACACTCCAGATCGTGTCGATGGCGAGCACGGGGACGGCGGTGAAAGTAGGAGACACCATCGTCCAATTCGATCCAAGCGAGCAGGAATACAACTTCGAGCAGAGCGAATCGCAGCTGCGCCAGGCTGAGCAGGACATCCTCAAAGCGAAGGCCGATGCTGCTGTACAGGCGGCGAAAGATCAGACCGATTTACTGACGGCGCGCTTCGACGTTCGCCGCGCCGAGCTCGAAGTTGGCCGCAATGAACTGGTAAGTTCGATCGACGCGCAGAAAAACAATCTCGCGCTCGAAGAAGCACGACGCAAGCTCGCGCAGTTGGAGCAGGATGTGAAGTCCCGAGCCACGTCGGGTGAAGCCGGAATCAACGTACTGGTAGAGAAGCGCAACGCTGCTCGGCTCGCCATGCAGGTCGCGCAGCACAACATCGAGAACATGACGTTGAAGTCGACCCTCGACGGCATCGTTGCAGCAAAAGAGAATCGCGATGCCACTGGCGGATTCTTCTTTCCCGGAATGATTCTCCAGGAATATCGTGCCGGCGACCTGGTTCAGTCCGGACGCGTACTGGCCGAAGTTCTCGATGTGAGCCAGATGGAAGTGCAAGCCAAGGTTAGCGAGACTGATCGCTCCAACATAGCACCGAATGAGAGCGCGGAAGTGCAGATCGACGCCCATCCCGGTGAAGTTCTACTGGCCAAGGTGAAGACCGTCGCCGGACTCGCATCGCGCGACTTCTGGAGTGGCAACTCGCAAGCCAAGTTTCCCGCCAGCTTCCGCCTGGAGCAGAGCTCTCCCAACCTGCGGCCCGGTATATCCGCCGTGGTGAAGGTCCATGGAGCGAAATTACGCGATGTTCTGTCTTTGCCCGCGCAGTCCTTGTTCGATAAGGACGGTAAGCCAGTTGTTTACGTAAAGCGCGGCGGCGATTTCGATCCTACGCAGATCAAGGTGAAGTATCGAACGGAGAGCCGCGTCGTGATTGAAGGCCTCAGCGAAGGAACAGAAGTTGCCGTGGTGAATCCGACTGGCAAGCAGAAATCCGGCGCCAAGGCCACCTCGGCTCTGGCGAGTGGAGCGATACGATGA
- a CDS encoding DUF1697 domain-containing protein, producing MHVTISMLRGINVGGHNKIKMDALRALYESLGMKDPQTYVQSGNVVFRTSERDTVRLAKKIQNGIEKSFGCRPEIILRSSTELEDAIARNPFAKRRDIEPSKLLVLFLAGEPNSQGREKVLAMKADPEELGMSGREVYIYFPNGMGKTKLPWTTIEKALGTPGTGRNWNSVTKLLQMARELEASK from the coding sequence ATGCACGTAACCATTTCCATGCTCCGCGGTATTAATGTCGGAGGACACAACAAGATCAAAATGGATGCCCTTAGAGCGCTCTATGAGTCTCTGGGCATGAAGGACCCGCAAACCTACGTACAAAGCGGCAACGTCGTCTTTCGGACCAGTGAGCGCGATACCGTCCGGTTGGCAAAGAAGATTCAGAATGGGATCGAGAAAAGCTTTGGCTGCAGGCCGGAAATCATTCTTCGATCCTCAACCGAGTTAGAAGACGCAATCGCCCGGAATCCGTTCGCCAAGCGGCGCGACATTGAACCGAGCAAGCTGCTCGTCCTTTTCCTTGCCGGCGAGCCAAACTCGCAGGGACGGGAGAAAGTGCTTGCGATGAAAGCCGATCCCGAGGAATTGGGAATGAGCGGCCGCGAGGTTTACATCTACTTCCCGAATGGCATGGGAAAGACAAAACTCCCCTGGACGACGATTGAAAAGGCACTGGGAACTCCCGGAACCGGCAGAAACTGGAACAGCGTGACCAAACTGCTGCAGATGGCGCGCGAGCTCGAAGCTTCCAAGTAG
- a CDS encoding ABC transporter permease, which translates to MSLKAIGRQLITILLTAFIGGLLGATLVRFAPGFGVQESDLNAQLSAETRQALHHQDARERNVLSYYAHYLAQLARGDFGYSRSLNRPVLELLRDRVPETLYSLAIGLGGGWLLGLALALPATWKRSPLYSTTASLITGVFLCIPSAVLALLFLVVGSPGRLAIALIVFPKVFRFARNLLIKTYAMPHVLTAKARGLSGLRILGWHVMPNMAAPMLALAGVTVSLALGAAIPVEVVCDYPGLGQLAWRSALARDVPVLVNLTLIIALVTVTANSFSDLLTPTATRDVL; encoded by the coding sequence ATGTCGCTGAAGGCCATCGGTCGACAATTGATCACAATTCTGCTGACCGCATTCATTGGTGGATTGCTCGGCGCGACACTCGTTCGCTTTGCCCCAGGATTTGGTGTGCAGGAAAGCGATTTAAATGCGCAACTGAGCGCTGAGACTCGCCAAGCCCTGCACCACCAAGACGCGCGTGAACGGAATGTGCTTTCCTACTATGCCCACTACCTGGCGCAACTCGCACGCGGCGACTTCGGATACTCCCGCTCGCTGAATCGTCCCGTTCTGGAACTGTTACGCGACCGAGTACCAGAGACTCTGTATTCGTTGGCGATAGGCCTAGGCGGCGGATGGTTGCTCGGCTTGGCGCTCGCGCTACCCGCAACCTGGAAACGATCTCCCTTGTACAGCACAACGGCTTCGCTGATCACTGGAGTCTTCCTGTGCATTCCTTCGGCCGTTTTGGCCCTTCTGTTTCTCGTGGTCGGCTCGCCTGGAAGGCTGGCGATTGCCTTGATTGTCTTTCCCAAAGTATTTCGCTTTGCTCGTAACCTCCTTATCAAGACTTACGCGATGCCCCATGTACTCACGGCCAAGGCTCGCGGATTGAGTGGGCTTCGCATTCTCGGCTGGCATGTAATGCCGAATATGGCGGCACCAATGTTGGCTCTCGCCGGCGTGACCGTCAGTCTCGCACTTGGCGCGGCGATCCCAGTTGAGGTGGTTTGCGATTATCCCGGTTTGGGACAGCTTGCCTGGAGATCCGCGCTCGCGCGCGACGTGCCTGTGCTCGTGAACCTCACGTTGATCATTGCGCTGGTCACGGTAACGGCAAATTCCTTTTCTGATCTACTGACTCCCACAGCAACGAGGGATGTGCTGTGA
- a CDS encoding ABC transporter permease, protein MTASRWAAVALLAVVFLIALAANVMAPAPYAKQFRQDLNHPPAQQYPLGTDELGRDRLSRLLYGMRISLLLAPAAALLSTLLAALIGGAGAYIGGVSDRLTKVVIDLFLSLPWLFLLLTVRALLPLDIPAVTSIVVTFALLGALGWAASARIVAATVRDLRNSEFVLQARASGCPPLRLLLRHVLPNVKPLLIAQFWISVPLFILTEANLGMLGLGVTEPLPSWGNLLRELENYAALAHRPWLWAPLISLVLVMSLFQFILSGEEYAA, encoded by the coding sequence GTGACCGCCAGTCGGTGGGCTGCTGTAGCGCTGCTTGCGGTCGTCTTCCTCATTGCTCTCGCCGCCAACGTCATGGCCCCAGCGCCATATGCCAAGCAGTTCAGGCAGGACTTGAATCATCCGCCGGCACAGCAATATCCGCTCGGGACCGATGAGCTTGGACGCGATCGCCTCTCTCGTCTTCTTTATGGGATGCGCATTTCTCTGCTCCTTGCTCCAGCTGCCGCATTGCTGTCAACGCTGCTTGCCGCGCTGATTGGTGGCGCAGGTGCCTACATCGGTGGAGTTTCGGACCGGCTCACGAAGGTCGTAATAGATCTCTTTCTCAGCCTGCCCTGGCTCTTCCTACTTCTGACTGTACGTGCCTTGTTGCCGTTGGACATTCCCGCGGTCACGTCCATTGTGGTCACATTTGCCTTACTCGGAGCACTGGGCTGGGCTGCCTCGGCGCGGATCGTCGCCGCAACCGTGCGAGATCTCCGAAACTCAGAGTTTGTGCTGCAGGCAAGAGCTTCCGGATGCCCACCCCTGCGACTCCTTCTACGGCATGTACTGCCAAACGTAAAACCTCTACTTATCGCCCAGTTCTGGATCTCGGTGCCACTCTTTATTCTTACCGAGGCAAATCTGGGAATGCTCGGACTCGGAGTAACTGAGCCTCTTCCCTCCTGGGGAAATCTGCTGCGCGAACTTGAGAACTATGCGGCGCTCGCGCATCGTCCCTGGCTGTGGGCTCCTCTGATCTCTTTGGTACTAGTAATGAGCCTCTTTCAATTCATTCTTTCCGGTGAGGAGTACGCGGCCTAA
- a CDS encoding ABC transporter ATP-binding protein → MKTRDVEMEREPESAAKTERRASGETTRAESLTTAVPLLSLAISADYSAKPGVLRNLNLEMQPGEILGLVGESGSGKSTLALSILRLLDLKGGKTSGSIRLKGRELTTLSESEMRSIRGRDIGLILQSPMSSLNPALKISTQMYETWRAHEPGTRKQCTPRFLEILRSLNLDVDEKFLNRKPAQLSVGQAQRVLIAMAVLHRPSLLLADECTSSLDLITQKEVLNIFRQLSRDMGTGILFISHDLLAVSSLCHRIAILRNGELVEVGLTSEILKHPSHPYTRDLVNALPVPEVLDR, encoded by the coding sequence ATGAAGACCAGAGATGTTGAAATGGAGCGGGAACCGGAGAGCGCGGCGAAGACCGAGCGCCGGGCGTCAGGCGAAACGACAAGGGCGGAATCACTGACGACGGCGGTGCCACTACTTTCTCTCGCCATTTCCGCTGACTATTCCGCAAAGCCCGGTGTCCTTCGCAATCTCAATCTGGAAATGCAACCAGGAGAGATCCTCGGACTAGTTGGGGAAAGCGGCTCCGGAAAGAGCACACTGGCCCTGAGCATTCTGCGACTGCTCGACCTCAAAGGCGGCAAAACATCCGGCAGCATCCGTCTCAAGGGACGCGAGCTAACAACTTTGTCGGAATCCGAGATGCGAAGCATCCGCGGTCGTGACATTGGACTAATTCTGCAAAGCCCAATGTCATCGCTAAATCCAGCTCTCAAGATCAGTACGCAGATGTACGAGACCTGGCGCGCACACGAGCCCGGCACCCGCAAGCAGTGCACCCCACGGTTTCTGGAGATCCTGCGGAGTCTGAATCTCGATGTAGACGAAAAATTCCTGAATCGGAAACCGGCTCAACTCAGTGTTGGCCAGGCCCAGCGCGTGCTCATTGCCATGGCAGTGCTGCATCGCCCTTCGCTGCTACTGGCCGACGAATGCACTAGTTCGCTGGATTTGATCACACAGAAAGAAGTGCTCAACATATTCCGCCAGCTCAGTCGTGATATGGGAACCGGTATCCTCTTCATCTCCCACGATCTGCTGGCAGTCTCATCTCTTTGCCATCGCATCGCGATCCTGCGCAATGGCGAATTGGTTGAAGTCGGACTCACGAGCGAGATACTTAAGCATCCATCCCATCCATACACGCGTGACTTGGTGAACGCCTTGCCGGTTCCGGAAGTACTCGATAGATAG
- a CDS encoding ABC transporter substrate-binding protein, producing MQKSGDRVTPPQQLQHRRLPGTPVIGSSGEVAAKASTISLVLLLSVASLLSGCTRSMQTSSELRVTIKSDPKTFNPLMAEDDSSDIVRYLTGGVLIRVNRKTQENQPELATSWTIDENGRRITLNLRPGVKFSDGTDFTADDVVATLKAALDPNLHSPKGDSFRAGGAATIQAQEKDKLSIEFEHPIAGIERLFDEIAISPARTAGKADSSVVLGPFSVGEQKSGEYVLLKRNPQYWKKDNSGQQLPYLSTVRLYVLSNRDTELIRFRQGDIQLINGLSPDLYEQLRSEDPPAARDLGPSVEPEELWFNEVGRSPLPEYKKAWFRSRNFRHAMSMAINRADLARVAFRGHATPSIGIVSPANRFWFDQNLQPTPYDPNGALQLLKQEGFRRDGDVLKDKAGHSVSFSLITNAGNKPRERMGSLIQQDLQQIGVTVNFVPLDFPSIIERVTRTFNYDAVLLGFTNVDLDPNAQMNVWLSSADLHEWNPAQKTPETPWEAEIDKYMRAQASTLDRKQRKLAFDKVQEIAAEENPTIHLVDKNALVAISPKVKNADPVVLTPQTYWNIEYLSLSK from the coding sequence ATGCAGAAATCGGGTGATCGGGTGACCCCACCCCAGCAACTGCAACACCGGCGCTTGCCGGGGACCCCGGTGATCGGGTCATCGGGGGAAGTAGCAGCCAAGGCTTCGACTATCTCCCTAGTGCTCTTATTGTCGGTCGCCTCGTTACTTTCAGGATGTACCCGCTCGATGCAGACCAGTAGTGAACTTCGCGTCACCATCAAGTCCGATCCGAAAACGTTTAACCCGCTCATGGCGGAGGATGACTCCTCCGACATCGTTCGCTATCTCACCGGCGGAGTTCTAATTCGAGTAAATCGTAAGACGCAAGAAAACCAGCCGGAGCTTGCGACGAGCTGGACCATTGACGAAAACGGCCGCCGCATCACGTTGAATTTGCGCCCCGGCGTGAAATTCTCCGACGGCACCGACTTTACAGCCGACGACGTCGTTGCCACTCTAAAGGCTGCCCTCGATCCCAATTTGCATTCACCAAAGGGCGATTCATTCCGCGCAGGCGGGGCTGCGACGATACAAGCGCAGGAAAAAGATAAGCTCAGCATCGAGTTTGAACATCCGATTGCCGGTATCGAGCGGCTCTTTGACGAGATCGCGATCTCTCCGGCTCGCACGGCCGGCAAGGCAGATTCTAGTGTCGTTTTGGGGCCGTTCAGCGTTGGCGAACAGAAGTCGGGAGAATACGTCCTGCTCAAACGCAACCCGCAGTATTGGAAAAAAGACAACTCAGGGCAGCAGCTTCCCTATCTGAGTACGGTCCGCCTTTATGTGCTCTCGAACCGTGACACGGAGCTCATACGGTTCCGGCAAGGTGACATTCAATTGATTAACGGCCTCTCTCCCGACCTTTATGAGCAGCTGCGCAGCGAGGATCCACCTGCTGCACGCGATTTGGGGCCATCGGTCGAACCTGAAGAGCTCTGGTTCAATGAAGTCGGCAGGTCGCCACTGCCCGAGTACAAGAAAGCATGGTTTCGTTCGCGCAATTTCCGGCACGCGATGTCAATGGCAATCAATCGCGCCGATCTGGCACGCGTAGCCTTTCGTGGGCATGCGACGCCTTCTATTGGAATAGTCAGTCCGGCAAACAGGTTCTGGTTCGATCAGAATTTGCAGCCAACGCCGTACGACCCAAACGGAGCACTTCAACTATTGAAGCAGGAAGGGTTCCGCAGAGATGGCGATGTGCTTAAAGACAAGGCTGGTCATTCCGTGAGCTTCTCGCTTATTACCAACGCGGGAAACAAGCCGCGTGAACGCATGGGCAGCCTGATTCAGCAAGACCTTCAGCAGATTGGCGTTACCGTGAACTTCGTTCCGCTCGACTTCCCTTCGATCATCGAGCGGGTAACCAGGACCTTTAATTACGATGCAGTTCTGCTGGGATTCACGAATGTCGACCTTGATCCGAATGCGCAGATGAATGTATGGCTTAGCTCCGCCGACCTTCACGAGTGGAACCCAGCTCAGAAGACTCCTGAGACACCGTGGGAAGCTGAGATCGACAAATACATGCGTGCGCAGGCGTCAACCCTCGATCGCAAGCAGCGAAAGCTAGCCTTCGACAAAGTGCAGGAAATCGCCGCCGAGGAGAATCCAACGATTCATCTCGTCGACAAGAATGCGCTAGTAGCTATATCGCCCAAAGTGAAAAATGCAGATCCTGTTGTATTAACTCCGCAAACCTACTGGAACATCGAGTATCTTTCGCTAAGCAAATGA
- a CDS encoding efflux RND transporter periplasmic adaptor subunit translates to MINKFIKPRWPLATLFLLVVAAAIFFSVRSSHAVSSSVPTAEVKRGEFVEYLSIRGEIKARQSKTLTAPSAAGDLQIVTLAKTGQQVKSGDVVVLFDTTTLQRTLEQKRTDLASAEAEIRQQEAQEHMTQEQDLTDSLAAKYNVESARLDASKAEILSEIDGQKNKLTLASSQEKLRAAQAKLDSGKLGSAADIAQKKKKRDKSLFDVKLAEHQIASLTLRAPGDGVVTVLPNFRATMFGGNAPDFREGDRAWPGAAIAEIPDLTSIRFEARVEEADRGKLKADQVANVHIDAVPDSDFPGRVRDISTLAKMDFSSWPPMKNFTLDLKIDRTDPRIKPGMKANARIAVDTVPNSVLVPTQALFPKNGSTVVYVEAGRNFAQRSVTVGRRSGETAQIVDGVKPGERVALKDPTEVSSSK, encoded by the coding sequence ATGATCAACAAATTCATCAAGCCGCGCTGGCCGCTGGCGACTCTCTTTCTTCTGGTAGTTGCCGCCGCCATCTTCTTTAGCGTGCGCTCCTCGCATGCTGTGTCAAGCAGTGTGCCCACGGCCGAGGTCAAGCGTGGAGAATTTGTCGAGTACCTCTCGATTCGCGGAGAAATTAAGGCCCGGCAATCCAAGACGCTGACAGCGCCGTCTGCTGCCGGCGACTTGCAGATTGTCACGCTGGCGAAGACTGGCCAGCAAGTCAAGAGCGGCGATGTGGTTGTTCTGTTCGATACCACCACTCTCCAGCGCACACTGGAACAAAAGCGTACCGACCTGGCTTCCGCAGAGGCGGAGATCCGCCAGCAGGAAGCGCAGGAGCACATGACGCAGGAACAGGACCTGACCGACTCGCTGGCCGCGAAGTACAACGTGGAGAGTGCGCGCCTCGACGCAAGCAAGGCAGAGATCTTGTCTGAAATTGATGGCCAAAAGAACAAACTCACGCTCGCCTCATCGCAGGAGAAGCTCCGCGCAGCCCAGGCCAAGCTTGATTCCGGAAAACTAGGCTCGGCAGCCGACATCGCGCAGAAGAAAAAGAAGCGCGATAAGTCGCTGTTCGACGTGAAATTGGCAGAGCATCAGATCGCATCGCTCACCTTGCGCGCCCCCGGAGACGGCGTGGTGACAGTGCTTCCGAATTTCCGAGCCACGATGTTCGGCGGCAATGCCCCTGATTTTCGCGAGGGAGACCGCGCTTGGCCGGGCGCGGCCATCGCAGAGATTCCCGATCTAACCTCGATTCGTTTCGAGGCGCGCGTCGAGGAGGCCGATCGCGGCAAGCTGAAAGCCGACCAGGTGGCCAATGTTCACATCGACGCTGTTCCCGATTCCGATTTTCCCGGGCGTGTACGCGATATCAGCACGTTGGCGAAGATGGATTTCTCGAGCTGGCCGCCGATGAAGAACTTTACCCTCGACCTCAAGATCGACCGCACCGATCCTCGTATTAAGCCCGGCATGAAGGCGAATGCTCGCATCGCAGTGGATACTGTTCCCAATTCAGTTCTGGTTCCCACGCAGGCTCTGTTCCCAAAGAATGGCTCTACTGTCGTGTACGTGGAAGCTGGACGCAACTTCGCTCAGCGATCTGTGACAGTCGGACGCCGCAGCGGCGAGACCGCCCAGATTGTCGATGGGGTCAAGCCAGGCGAGCGCGTGGCCCTTAAAGATCCAACCGAGGTGAGTTCGAGCAAATGA
- a CDS encoding HlyD family efflux transporter periplasmic adaptor subunit, whose product MAGPILKDLLEAPATGHAEPPAQLQVVPAPPKRRRITLLVVLILGIVTIAALLIWQGLKPSRNQTNVQVAVTTVKRTDFVRSIRLHGTVEAINFLAIAPPRLSGPGMGSLVITKLAPSGSHVSKGNLLVQFDQQQQIKNALDQEATYVDLVEQINKKKADQATARAADESGLRQAENDMNSAAAEVRRNEILSKIDAEKNNLAFEQAKATYAQLRKTFDLKRQAAQAEVKSLEIQRDRAKAAMEYARKNTARLEIHAPIDGIVVLNSVWKGGQMGEVQEGDEVRAGVPFMQIVNPGTMQVRARVNQADVSLLRVGQPVRVGLDAYPDLSFTGKVERIAAIGVTSGLSDRVRSFNVLFSISGSDGRLMPDLSASLDIELQRLPNVLTVPRASLISSGDDHYVMAEDGSTYEKKPVQIGGEDDTVVVVSGIPEGSKVLSNVSR is encoded by the coding sequence ATGGCGGGCCCTATCTTGAAGGACCTACTCGAAGCACCGGCGACCGGACACGCTGAACCGCCTGCTCAGCTTCAAGTTGTTCCCGCGCCGCCTAAGCGCCGCCGGATCACACTGCTTGTCGTCCTTATCCTGGGGATAGTGACGATTGCCGCTCTGCTGATCTGGCAGGGACTCAAACCCTCTCGAAATCAGACAAATGTCCAGGTAGCGGTCACAACCGTAAAACGTACGGACTTCGTTCGCAGCATTCGGCTTCACGGCACAGTAGAAGCCATAAACTTTCTGGCGATTGCCCCGCCCCGTTTGTCCGGTCCTGGAATGGGATCTCTGGTCATTACCAAATTGGCGCCAAGCGGAAGCCATGTGAGCAAGGGCAACCTGCTCGTCCAATTCGACCAGCAGCAACAGATCAAGAACGCCCTGGATCAGGAAGCCACTTACGTGGATCTGGTGGAGCAGATCAATAAGAAGAAGGCCGATCAGGCCACGGCGCGCGCCGCCGATGAGAGCGGATTGCGTCAGGCCGAGAATGACATGAACTCAGCTGCGGCTGAGGTCAGACGCAATGAAATTCTCTCGAAGATCGACGCCGAGAAAAACAATTTGGCCTTTGAACAAGCCAAGGCTACTTATGCGCAACTCCGCAAAACATTCGATCTCAAGCGGCAAGCTGCGCAGGCAGAGGTGAAGTCTCTAGAGATTCAGCGCGATCGTGCGAAAGCAGCGATGGAGTACGCACGGAAGAATACAGCGCGACTGGAGATTCACGCGCCCATCGACGGCATCGTCGTCCTGAACTCCGTTTGGAAGGGCGGCCAGATGGGAGAGGTGCAGGAAGGCGACGAGGTCCGCGCCGGGGTTCCGTTCATGCAGATCGTGAATCCCGGAACCATGCAGGTGCGCGCCCGGGTTAACCAGGCAGACGTATCGCTCCTCCGCGTCGGACAGCCCGTTCGCGTGGGTCTCGACGCTTATCCTGATTTGTCGTTCACCGGAAAAGTTGAGCGCATCGCCGCGATAGGAGTTACAAGTGGACTCTCCGACAGAGTCCGCTCGTTCAACGTGCTGTTTTCCATTTCGGGATCCGATGGCCGTCTTATGCCTGATCTTTCTGCATCGCTGGACATAGAGCTGCAACGTCTTCCGAACGTTCTCACTGTGCCGCGAGCCTCGCTTATCTCCTCCGGCGACGATCACTACGTGATGGCCGAAGATGGATCTACATATGAGAAGAAACCAGTTCAGATCGGTGGGGAGGACGATACGGTGGTGGTGGTTTCCGGAATTCCTGAAGGCAGCAAAGTTCTGAGCAACGTGAGTCGATGA
- a CDS encoding sigma-54 dependent transcriptional regulator yields MPTDSNPQILLGVPAIVHSPSLQRLMATAERIAKTNASVLITGETGSGKEIIARAIHHFSLRCSMPWIDVNCGALPEHLVESELFGYEKGAFSGANTQKAGFFELAHEGTLFLDEIGELEPRTQVKLLRVLDGTPYYRVGGLKKVSTDARIIAATSRDLEDQVAKGAFRNDLFHRLNQIHLHVPPLRERREDIIPLANFFLHAAYPHLTFCQEAKLTLENYHWPGNVRELRNVVLTAAVFCPSETITAHELPSHIQEFRPRLDSADAPIAAPLDRMEKDLILRALRGTEGHQQKAARILGISRRTLSRKLRSYALHKG; encoded by the coding sequence TTGCCCACTGACTCCAACCCGCAGATCCTGCTGGGTGTGCCCGCGATTGTGCACAGCCCTTCGCTTCAGCGCCTTATGGCGACCGCCGAGCGCATCGCCAAGACCAATGCCTCGGTGCTAATTACGGGAGAGACCGGAAGCGGAAAAGAAATCATCGCGCGAGCGATTCATCACTTCTCCTTGCGCTGTAGTATGCCCTGGATCGACGTGAATTGCGGTGCACTTCCCGAACATCTGGTTGAGAGCGAACTGTTCGGATACGAGAAGGGTGCCTTCAGCGGAGCCAATACCCAGAAAGCCGGCTTCTTCGAGTTAGCCCACGAGGGAACGCTATTTCTCGATGAAATCGGCGAACTCGAACCGCGCACGCAGGTAAAACTGCTGCGCGTGCTGGACGGAACTCCGTATTACCGCGTTGGCGGACTCAAGAAGGTTTCGACTGATGCCCGCATCATCGCTGCAACCAGCCGCGACCTGGAAGATCAGGTGGCAAAGGGCGCCTTCCGCAACGACCTGTTTCATCGGCTGAACCAGATTCATCTGCATGTTCCTCCGTTGCGTGAGCGCCGGGAAGACATCATTCCTCTCGCCAACTTCTTTCTGCATGCGGCGTATCCGCACCTGACGTTTTGTCAGGAAGCAAAACTGACGCTGGAGAATTATCACTGGCCAGGCAACGTTCGCGAGTTGCGTAATGTCGTGCTTACTGCGGCCGTCTTCTGTCCTAGCGAGACGATCACTGCACACGAATTGCCGAGCCACATTCAGGAATTCCGTCCGCGTCTTGATTCTGCGGATGCCCCGATCGCTGCACCACTCGACCGCATGGAGAAGGACCTCATCCTTCGGGCGCTCCGAGGTACGGAAGGCCATCAGCAAAAGGCCGCCAGAATTCTCGGCATCTCGCGGCGGACACTAAGCCGCAAGCTCCGCTCTTACGCCCTGCACAAAGGCTGA
- a CDS encoding ABC transporter permease, with the protein MSAPTFSLSNLEQLKARYFPDIGLGFQNLLLHKLRSLLTMLGMIFGVAAVIAMLSIGAGARQQAMAFIEQLGVRNLIIEAHEANSWQDLQEARKNSPGLTLQDFRVIQATANDVVEATPRKRFIPTKVLPKPQGDLPVVYGIAANYQKIAGLRIVTGRFFDNPEADSAAPVAVLGEAARSALFAQEEAVGKYIKLNEQWLRVIGVVGPQMTSGAGVEGVSTQDLNNLIYIPLATAMLRLEDTRSFMKDEIDGIYLQLASADASPGTAEMVHGVLNVSHHGKNDYSILVPAELLAEQKRTQRVFNLVMVAIASISLLVGGIGIMNIMLANILERTREIG; encoded by the coding sequence ATGAGCGCGCCCACTTTCTCTTTGTCGAACCTAGAGCAGCTTAAGGCTCGTTATTTCCCCGATATTGGACTCGGATTTCAGAATCTTCTCCTGCACAAGCTGCGCTCTTTGCTCACGATGCTAGGCATGATCTTCGGCGTAGCCGCGGTGATCGCGATGCTGTCGATTGGAGCCGGAGCGCGCCAGCAGGCAATGGCGTTCATCGAACAGCTCGGCGTGCGCAATCTAATCATTGAGGCGCACGAAGCCAACTCATGGCAGGACCTTCAGGAGGCTCGCAAGAACTCGCCTGGGCTCACCCTCCAAGACTTTCGCGTAATTCAGGCCACTGCCAACGACGTAGTGGAGGCGACACCGCGCAAGCGATTCATTCCCACAAAGGTCCTGCCTAAGCCGCAAGGCGATCTTCCCGTCGTTTACGGAATCGCTGCGAACTACCAGAAAATCGCCGGACTGCGGATCGTCACTGGTCGCTTCTTCGACAATCCTGAAGCGGACTCAGCCGCTCCGGTTGCAGTCTTGGGCGAGGCTGCGCGATCGGCGCTCTTTGCGCAGGAGGAAGCTGTCGGCAAGTACATCAAATTGAATGAGCAGTGGCTGCGTGTGATCGGAGTGGTCGGGCCGCAGATGACCTCGGGCGCGGGCGTAGAAGGCGTGTCCACGCAGGACCTCAATAACCTGATCTACATTCCGCTCGCAACCGCGATGCTGCGTCTCGAAGACACGCGTAGCTTTATGAAGGATGAGATCGACGGCATTTACCTCCAGCTCGCATCTGCTGATGCCAGTCCAGGCACTGCAGAGATGGTTCACGGAGTCCTGAACGTCTCTCATCACGGCAAGAACGACTACAGCATTCTGGTTCCCGCGGAACTATTAGCCGAACAAAAACGAACGCAGCGCGTCTTCAATCTGGTGATGGTCGCAATCGCGTCCATCTCGCTCTTAGTTGGCGGCATCGGGATCATGAACATCATGCTCGCCAATATTCTCGAACGCACACGCGAGATTGGCG